The following are encoded together in the Triticum dicoccoides isolate Atlit2015 ecotype Zavitan chromosome 6B, WEW_v2.0, whole genome shotgun sequence genome:
- the LOC119321097 gene encoding protein argonaute PNH1-like — MLEVLEVPWTVVGGRAAGGCPGPPRRQALQSSLARPKAAARSPGVGGKKCNSGASGPRRNGARARNKEEAAAVPAACTGVFAIAPAEPPPVSSKGLELCRRPGFGRAGTRCVVKANHFLAEVADKDLTQYDVKITPEVRSRSVNRAIVAELVRLYRASDLGMRLPAYDGRSNLYTAGRLPFDAREFVIRLAANNDGVSGATAREKEYKVAIKFAAGADLRNLRDFMAGRQPDEPQGALQVLDVVLREVASQRYLSVRRSFYSPDIRTPQRLGDGLQSWFGFYQSIRPTQMGLSLNIDMSSTAFVEPLPVIDFAAQILGKDVMSRPLSDANRVRVKKALRDLKVEITHRGSLRRKYRVFGLTAQPTHELIFLIDDEMKSVVEYFKEMYGFTIKQQHLPCLLVGNQKKPNYLPMEACKIVESQRYKKRLNEKQITSLLKVTCQRPGDKEMDIRRTVHQNGYDQDPYAKEFGINISDKLTSIEARVLPAPWLKYHDTGKESECLPRVGQWDMKNKKVVNGCTVNHWASINFSRSVQESTASGFCQELAQTCRLLGMEFNSEPAIPMYSARPEQAVQALKHVYNAALKKLKGKELELLLVILPDSNGALYGDIKRICETKLGLMSQCCLAKHVFKICKRYLANVSLKINVKMGGRNTVLLDAVSRRIPLVSDIPTIIFGADVTHPETREDTSPSIAAVVASQDWPEVTKYAGLVCAQAYRQELIQDLYKTWHDPQRGTVTGGMIRELLISFRKATGQKPLRIIFYRDGVSAGQFHQVLLYELDAIRKACASLEPNYQPPVTFVIVQKRHHTKLFANNHNDKSSTDKSGNILPGTVVDSKICHPTQFDFYLCSHAGIQGTSKPAHYHVLWDENNFTADEMQTLTNNLCYTYARCTRSVSVVPPVYYAHLAAFRARFYMDQDNLSVKNANGRNGGAMKTMPAVKERVKRVMFYC; from the exons GGAGCTCTGCCGCCGTCCGGGGTTCGGGAGGGCGGGCACGCGCTGCGTGGTGAAGGCCAACCACTTCCTCGCGGAGGTCGCCGACAAGGACCTCACCCAGTACGAC GTCAAGATCACGCCGGAGGTGAGGTCGCGGAGCGTGAACCGGGCCATCGTGGCCGAGCTGGTCCGCCTCTACCGCGCGTCCGACCTCGGCATGCGCCTTCCGGCCTACGACGGCCGCAGCAACCTCTACACCGCCGGCCGCCTCCCTTTCGACGCCCGAGAGTTCGTCATACGCCTCGCCGCCAACAACGACGGCGTCTCCGGCGCCACCGCCCG GGAGAAGGAGTACAAGGTGGCCATCAAATTCGCTGCCGGCGCCGACCTGCGCAACCTCCGGGATTTCATGGCGGGGCGGCAACCCGATGAGCCGCAGGGGGCCCTACAGGTCCTCGACGTCGTGCTGCGGGAAGTCGCtagccagaggtacctctccgtaaGACGGTCGTTCTACTCGCCGGACATTAGGACGCCACAGAGGCTCGGCGATGGTTTGCAGTCGTGGTTCGGCTTCTACCAGAGCATCCGTCCGACCCAAATGGGATTGTCACTCAACATTG ACATGTCGTCCACGGCATTTGTCGAGCCGCTGCCGGTGATTGACTTCGCGGCGCAGATCCTGGGGAAGGATGTCATGTCAAGGCCGTTGTCGGACGCGAACCGAGTCAGG GTAAAGAAAGCTCTACGCGATTTGAAGGTCGAAATCACTCACCGAGGAAGTTTAAGACGGAAGTACCGCGTCTTTGGCTTGACGGCGCAACCAACTCATGAGCTAAT TTTCCTAATTGACGATGAAATGAAATCGGTTGTAGAGTACTTCAAGGAAATGTATGGTTTTACCATAAAGCAACAACATCTTCCCTGCCTTCTTGTAGGAAACCAAAAGAAGCCAAATTATCTACCAATGGAG GCCTGTAAGATTGTTGAAAGTCAGAGATACAAGAAGAGGTTGAATGAAAAGCAGATCACATCATTGCTGAAAGTTACATGCCAAAGGCCTGGAGACAAGGAAATGGATATTCGACGG ACCGTTCACCAAAATGGATATGATCAAGATCCCTATGCGAAGGAATTTGGGATAAACATAAGCGACAAACTCACCTCTATTGAAGCAAGAGTTCTGCCTGCACCCTGG CTAAAATATCATGATACCGGAAAAGAGTCAGAGTGCTTACCTCGTGTTGGCCAATGGGACATGAAAAACAAG AAAGTTGTCAATGGATGCACTGTGAATCATTGGGCATCCATCAACTTCTCAAGAAGTGTTCAAGAAAGCACTGCCAGTGGATTTTGCCAGGAGTTAGCCCAAACGTGTAGACTTTTAGGCATG GAGTTCAACAGTGAGCCTGCTATACCAATGTATTCGGCTAGACCAGAGCAAGCAGTACAGGCGCTTAAGCATGTGTATAACGCTGCACTGAAAAAACTCAAGggaaaggagcttgagcttcttttgGTAATCCTCCCTGACAGCAATGGCGCATTGTATG GTGACATAAAGCGCATTTGTGAAACCAAATTGGGATTAATGTCACAGTGCTGCTTAGCAAAGCATGTATTTAAGATCTGCAAACGATACCTGGCCAATGTCTCACTCAAAATCAATGTTAAG ATGGGGGGAAGAAATACCGTACTCTTGGACGCGGTAAGTCGGAGGATCCCATTGGTCAGTGATATACCGACAATAATATTTGGTGCAGATGTAACACATCCTGAAACCAGAGAGGATACCAGTCCATCTATAGCTGCA GTTGTTGCTTCTCAAGACTGGCCAGAAGTTACAAAGTACGCTGGATTGGTGTGTGCTCAAGCTTATCGGCAAGAGCTCATCCAGGACCTCTACAAAACATGGCATGATCCTCAGCGAGGCACTGTAACCGGAGGCATGATCAG GGAGCTTTTAATTTCCTTCAGGAAAGCCACAGGGCAGAAACCATTGAGAATAATCTTCTACAG GGACGGTGTCAGCGCAGGACAGTTCCATCAAGTATTACTTTACGAGTTAGATGCTATCCGCAAG GCTTGTGCGTCTTTAGAACCAAATTACCAACCTCCAGTGACGTTTGTGATAGTCCAAAAGCGTCACCATACAAAACTATTTGCAAACAACCACAACGATAAAAGTAGCACCGACAAGAGCGGAAATATTCTGCCTG GCACCGTTGTTGATTCGAAGATATGCCATCCCACAcagtttgatttctacctctgcagtcaTGCTGGAATTCAG GGCACCAGTAAGCCAGCACATTATCATGTTCTGTGGGACGAGAACAATTTCACGGCGGACGAAATGCAGACTTTGACAAACAACCTTTGCTACAC GTATGCGCGTTGCACACGGTCTGTTTCTGTGG TGCCGCCTGTTTACTACGCTCATCTAGCCGCATTCCGGGCACGTTTCTACATGGACCAAGATAACCTCTCGGTGAAGAATGCCAACGGGAGGAATGGAGGCGCCATGAAGACTATGCCGGCGGTGAAAGAGAGGGTGAAGAGGGTGATGTTCTACTGCTGA
- the LOC119326302 gene encoding plastidic ATP/ADP-transporter-like has translation MESGLVASHRLRLPALPSAAHAHLLRHRRLAATPLRLPTTPTPLRQPAALPLRPCLRPPRAASVASPAPVPGDAPDNSRKFLGVDALTLKKIVPLGLMFFCILFNYTILRDTKDVLVVTAKGSSAEIIPFLKTWVNLPMAIGFMLLYSKLADVLSKEALFYTVIFPFIAFFGVFGYVLYPMRDAIHPTALADRLLASLGPSFLGPVAILRVWSFCLFYVMAELWGSVVISVLFWGFANQITTVEEAKEFYPLFGLGANVALIFSGRTVKYFSNMRQNLGPGVDGWAISLKGMMSIVVVLGFVIAGIYWGVNKYVIDKTSLPVERKKKNKPKLSMGESLKVLVSSRYVRDLATLVVAYGISINLVEVTWKSKLKAQFPSPNEYSSFMGDFSTATGIATFTMMLLGRLILRKFGWGVAATITPAVLLVTGVGFFSLLLFGEPLTPLLATFGMTPLLAAVFVGALQNIFSKSAKYSLFDPCKEMAYIPLDEDMKVKGKAAIDVVCNPLGKSGGALIQQFMILSFGSLANSTPYLGGILLVIVIAWLGAVRSLDSQFSPLAKQDLEREQQLKAEAVETTAQVVGTGNGSLQENVASQNSTNGTVIKQSQEPEITAPEKSGKQSQ, from the exons ATGGAGTCCGGCCTCGTCGCAAGCCACCGCCTTCGCCTCCCGGCCCTCCCCTCCGCGGCCCATGCCCacctcctccgccaccgccgcctcgcggCCACGCCCCTCCGCCTCCCCACCACCCCGACCCCTCTCCGCCAGCCCGCCGCGCTCCCGCTCCGCCCGTGCCTCAggcctccccgcgccgcctccgtcgcctcccCCGCGCCGGTGCCCGGCGATGCGCCGGACAATTCCCGCAAGTTTCTCGGCGTGGACGCGCTCACGCTCAAGAAGATCGTGCCCCTGGGGCTCATGTTCTTCTGCATCCTCTTCAACTACACCATCCTGAGGGACACCAAGGACGTCCTCGTCGTCACCGCCAAGGGGAGCAGCGCCGAGATCATCCCCTTCCTCAAGACGTGGGTCAACCTCCCCATGGCCATCGGCTTCATGCTTCTCTACTCCAAGCTCGCCGACGTGCTCTCCAAGGAGGCGCTCTTCTACACCGTCATCTTCCCCTTCATCGCCTTCTTCGGCGTCTTCGGATACGTGCTCTACCCTATGCGCGACGCCATCCACCCCACCGCGCTCGCCGACCGCCTCCTCGCGTCGCTCGGCCCCAGCTTCCTGGGCCCCGTCGCCATCCTCCGCGTATGGAGTTTCTGCCTCTTCTACGTCATGGCGGAGCTCTGGGGCAGCGTTGTCATCTCCGTCCTGTTTTGGGGATTCGCCAATCAG ATTACTACGGTTGAAGAGGCTAAAGAGTTTTACCCACTCTTCGGGCTTGGGGCCAATGTGGCTCTCATCTTCTCTGGTCGCACGGTGAAATACttctcaaacatgaggcagaatttGGGTCCAGGGGTGGACGGATGGGCTATTTCACTGAAGGGCATGATGAGCATAGTGGTTGTACTGGGTTTCGTCATTGCCGGTATCTATTGGGGGGTGAACAAGTATGTTATTGATAAAACATCTCTGCCGGTCGAACGGAAGAAAAAG AATAAGCCAAAGCTTAGCATGGGGGAGAGTTTGAAGGTGCTGGTATCATCTCGATATGTGAGGGATCTTGCCACACTGGTCGTTGCGTATGGTATAAGCATCAACCTTGTAGAGGTGACATGGAAATCGAAATTGAAGGCACAG TTCCCAAGTCCTAACGAGTATTCTTCATTCATGGGTGATTTCTCAACGGCTACTGGCATAGCTACGTTTACAATGATGTTGTTGGGGAGATTAATTCTTAGAAAATTCGGGTGGGGAGTTGCAGCTACAATCACCCCTGCAGTGTTGCTTGTCACTGGAGTTGGATTCTTCTCACTGCTTCTGTTTGGTGAGCCACTCACTCCTCTTCTAGCCACGTTTGGGATGACGCCTTTGCTTGCTGCGGTCTTCGTTGGGGCACTACAGAACATTTTCAGTAAGAGTGCAAAGTACAGTTTGTTCGATCCTTGCAAAGAAATGGCGTACATTCCTTTGGACGAGGACATGAAG GTCAAAGGTAAGGCAGCAATAGATGTGGTATGCAACCCATTGGGAAAATCTGGAGGTGCCCTGATCCAGCAGTTCATGATCTTGTCATTTGGGTCTCTTGCTAACTCAACGCCGTACCTTGGAGGAATATTGCTGGTGATTGTCATCGCGTGGTTGGGCGCCGTAAGGTCCCTCGACTCGCAGTTCTCTCCCCTGGCAAAGCAAGACCTGGAGAGGGAACAACAACTGAAAGCAGAGGCGGTAGAAACGACAGCTCAAGTCGTCGGGACAGGAAACGGCTCTCTTCAAGAAAATGTTGCCAGCCAGAACTCCACGAACGGTACAGTCATCAAACAATCGCAAGAACCCGAGATCACTGCCCCTGAAAAATCTGGCAAGCAGTCTCAATAA